In one Musa acuminata AAA Group cultivar baxijiao chromosome BXJ2-5, Cavendish_Baxijiao_AAA, whole genome shotgun sequence genomic region, the following are encoded:
- the LOC103975170 gene encoding E3 ubiquitin-protein ligase ATL23-like — MLLLFLFVALFLVCFGMGVVFMVYMCMLWSSMLRNGEGNKSGKGLSTAELERLGGEADGGAVAGQECAVCLEDIEAGQAARVLPECRHAFHRLCADRWLSAHPDCPLCRAQLHPPPPPPPPPPLAPPSVPVQVVVAA, encoded by the coding sequence ATGTTACTGCTGTTTCTGTTCGTCGCCCTGTTCTTGGTGTGCTTCGGGATGGGCGTGGTGTTCATGGTGTACATGTGCATGCTGTGGTCGTCGATGCTGCGGAACGGGGAGGGGAACAAGAGCGGGAAGGGGCTGTCCACGGCGGAGCTGGAGCGGCTGGGCGGGGAGGCGGACGGGGGGGCGGTGGCCGGCCAGGAGTGCGCGGTGTGCCTGGAGGACATCGAGGCGGGACAGGCGGCGCGGGTGCTGCCCGAATGCCGGCACGCCTTCCACCGCCTCTGCGCCGACCGGTGGCTCTCGGCGCACCCGGACTGCCCCCTCTGCCGCGCCCAACTccaccctcctcctccccctccccctccgccTCCCTTGGCTCCGCCTTCGGTCCCCGTGCAAGTGGTCGTGGCTGCATGA
- the LOC103985787 gene encoding uncharacterized protein LOC103985787, translated as MGSLSAAASESLPPLPYPPARRDESVVDDYHGVRVSDPYRWLEDPDAEEVKEFVERQAALTDSVLARCEERERLRRQITALFDHPRYSTPFKRGGKYFYYHNTGLQAQSVIYVQKDLDGEAEVLLDPNILSEDGTVALSMASVSKDGRYLAYGLSKSGSDWVTIKVMRIDDKTPESDTISWVKFSSVSWTLDGKGFFYGRYPPPEEGVELDAGTETKINLNHELYYHFLGTHQSEDILCWRDPEYPKYIFGVSVTNDGKFALLHITEGCDPVNKLYYCDLCSLPNGLEGFRGSNEMLPFVKLVDNFEARYSAVANDDSEFTFLTNKGAPRCKLVRVDLKEPDLWTDILPEHERDVLESAYAVNGNQILVCYLRDVKHILQIRDMSTGDLLHCLPLDVGSVSGISARRENSEIFISFTSFLSPGIIYRCNLATEVQEMKIFREISIPGFDRTEFDVKQVFVSSKDATRLPVFIVSKKNLKLDGSNPTLLYGYGGFNISLKPSFHVSRVVLARNLGFVFCLANIRGGGEYGEEWHKAGSLSKKQNCFHDFIAAAEFLVSNNYTNPKHLCIEGGSNGGLLVAACMNQRPDLFGCVLAHVGVMDMLRFHKFTIGHAWTSDYGCSDNEEEFHWLIKYSPLHNIKRPWEKGSGQSCQYPPTMLLTADHDDRVVPLHSLKLLATMQYILCNGVENSPQTNPIIARIDRKAGHGAGRPTQKLIDEAADRYSFMAKVLGVSWID; from the exons ATGGGCTCCCTCTCAGCCGCGGCGTCGGAGTCCCTCCCGCCCCTCCCCTACCCACCCGCGCGGCGGGACGAGTCGGTCGTCGACGATTACCATGGAGTCCGCGTGTCCGACCCCTACAGATG GTTGGAGGATCCGGATGCGGAGGAGGTGAAGGAGTTCGTGGAGAGGCAGGCTGCGTTGACCGACTCGGTGCTGGCGAGGtgcgaggagagggagaggctgcGGCGCCAGATCACGGCGTTGTTTGATCACCCCCGGTATAGCACGCCGTTCAAGCGAGGCGGGAAGTACTTCTACTATCATAACACCGGTCTGCAGGCGCAAAGTGTTATCTACGTTCAG AAAGATTTGGATGGAGAGGCAGAGGTTCTGTTGGATCCTAATATACTTAGCGAGGATGGAACTGTTGCACTTTCGATGGCTTCTGTCAGCAAGGATGGCCGGTATTTGGCTTATGGGCTTAGCAAGAGTGGAAGTGATTGGGTTACAATCAAGGTGATGAGGATTGATGATAAGACACCAGAATCTGACACAATATCATGG GTGAAGTTCTCATCAGTTAGCTGGACCCTTGATGGAAAAGGATTCTTTTATGGCCGGTATCCACCTCCTGA AGAAGGGGTTGAATTGGATGCGGGGACAGAGACAAAAATCAATCTGAATCATGAGCTTTACTATCATTTTTTAGGCACGCATCAGTCAGAGGACATATTATGTTGGAGAGACCCGGAGTATCCAAAGTATATCTTTGGAGTCTCCGTCACTAATGATGGAAAG TTTGCTCTTTTACACATTACGGAAGGTTGTGATCCTGTCAACAAGTTGTACTACTGTGATCTGTGCTCTTTGCCTAACGGGCTTGAAGGTTTTAGAGGAAGCAATGAAATGCTTCCTTTTGTCAAGCTTGTGGATAACTTTGAAGCACGCTATAGTGCTGTGGCAAATGATGATAGTGAGTTTACCTTTTTGACGAACAAAGGAGCTCCAAGATGTAAGTTAGTAAGGGTAGACCTCAAGGAGCCAGACTTGTGGACTGACATTCTGCCAGAGCATGAAAGGGATGTACTGGAATCAGCTTATGCTGTCAATGGCAACCAGATCTTAGTGTGCTATCTTCGTGATGTCAAGCATATTTTGCAGATAAGGGACATGAGTACAGGAGATTTGCTACATTGTTTACCATTAGATGTTGGTAGTGTCTCTGGGATTTCTGCTAGACGTGAAAATAGCGAGATCTTTATAAGCTTCACTAGCTTCCTTTCTCCAGGAATCATCTACAGGTGCAACTTAGCAACCGAAGTCCAAGAGATGAAAATATTTCGAGAAATTTCTATCCCTGGTTTTGATCGAACAGAATTTGATGTTAAACAG GTTTTTGTTTCCAGCAAGGATGCTACCAGGTTACCCGTGTTCATTGTGTCAAAGAAGAATCTTAAACTTGATGGATCAAATCCAACTTTACTGTATGGCTATGGGGGCTTCAACATTAGCCTTAAACCTTCATTTCATGTGAGTCGTGTTGTCTTGGCAAGGAACTTAGGTTTTGTGTTCTGTTTAGCCAATATTCGTGGTGGTGGAGAATATGGGGAAGAATGGCATAAAGCAGGATCactttctaagaaacaaaattgttTTCATGACTTTATTGCTGCTGCTGAATTTCTCGTTTCAAATAATTATACCAACCCTAAACATCTATGTATCGAGGGAGGTAGCAATGGTGGACTTCTCGTTGCAGCTTGCATGAATCAG CGTCCAGATCTTTTTGGGTGTGTGCTTGCTCATGTTGGCGTTATGGACATGCTTCGATTCCACAAGTTCACCATTG GTCATGCTTGGACCTCCGATTATGGTTGCTCAGACAATGAGGAAGAGTTTCATTGGCTTATTAA ATACTCTCCACTGCATAACATAAAAAGACCATGGGAAAAAGGCTCTGGCCAATCTTGTCAGTACCCACCAACCATGCTTCTGACGGCTGATCATGATGATCGTGTTGTGCCTTTGCACTCGTTGAAATTACTAGCA ACTATGCAGTATATACTGTGCAACGGTGTCGAGAACAGTCCACAGACAAACCCAATAATTGCCCGAATTGACCGAAAGGCAGGACATGGAGCTGGGCGACCTACTCAGAAATTG ATCGATGAAGCTGCTGATCGCTATAGCTTCATGGCTAAGGTGTTAGGGGTCTCTTGGATCGATTAA